In one Lycium barbarum isolate Lr01 chromosome 7, ASM1917538v2, whole genome shotgun sequence genomic region, the following are encoded:
- the LOC132601649 gene encoding uncharacterized protein LOC132601649 codes for MHDIGEKAQRIDSAWSSSAAAVGWQLQRRYSGYVVVVVVGPLPKSSGGHLYILAAIGYFSKWAEAIAFKKVKKENVANFIYRFGIPRYIIMDNGKPFDNKLMNNICDLFSFKQRKSSMYHAAVNGLAEVFKKTLCNLLKKHVSKSK; via the exons ATGCATGACATAGGAGAAAAAGCTCAAAGAATTGATTCTGCTTGGAGCAGCTCCGCTGCGGCGGTGGGGTGGCAGCTGCAGCGCCGCTATAGCG ggtatgttgttgttgttgttgttggtccaTTACCGAAATCTTCTGGTGGACACTTGTACATCTTGGCTGCAATCGgttacttctcaaaatgggccgaAGCTATCGCTTTTAAAAAAGTGAAGAAGGAGAATGTTGCGAACTTCATCTACCGCTTTGGCATTCCTCGTTACATAATAATGGACAATGGCAAGCCATTTGATAACAAATTGATGAACAATATTTGTGATCTCTTCAGTTTCAAGCAGCGTAAATCTTCTATGTATCATGCTGCCGTTAACGGTCTAGCTGAAGTGTTCAAGAAGACTCTGTGTAACTTGTTGAAGAAACATGTCTCCAAGTCCAAATGA